One Thermodesulfobacteriota bacterium DNA window includes the following coding sequences:
- a CDS encoding glycerate kinase, with the protein MDFKKSRDNALKIYWEAVEAANPYKCVLDHMSRKSDVLTVDSRHYNLNDFGSIYVVAFGKAATSMAEAVEEVLEDRLTGGIVVSNSQPQNPYKKLGFYISSHPVPDDRSLTAAKEVVSVLEKAGENDLVIFLISGGGSALLAMPSPGISLDDKRKATETLLRSGVDKYGLNAVRKHISQIKGGGLLKKALPAKVITLILSNVVSDKLDAIASGHTVPDPTTYEDAWRVIEALGIEHKLPPNVVVHLEEGRSGNSPETLKEGEYDPKDVQTIIVGNNFKSLKAAEKRAEELGYNTFLLSSQISGEAREVAKVAAAVAFDIEKFGNPVKKPACVIFGGETTVTVHGGPGTGKGGRSTETALSFCMEIIGHDIVGLFCDTDGIDGPIDAAGAICDGQSRLQARTINVSAREHLAQNDSYGFFDKLGDLIITGPTGTNVMDIGIVLVE; encoded by the coding sequence ATGGATTTCAAGAAATCGCGCGATAACGCCCTCAAGATATACTGGGAGGCTGTGGAAGCCGCAAACCCTTATAAATGCGTGCTCGACCACATGAGCCGCAAATCGGACGTCCTTACTGTGGACAGCAGGCACTATAACCTGAACGATTTCGGGTCGATTTACGTAGTCGCCTTCGGCAAGGCCGCGACATCCATGGCCGAAGCCGTCGAGGAAGTGCTCGAGGACAGGCTCACGGGGGGGATAGTAGTATCGAATTCCCAGCCGCAGAACCCGTACAAGAAACTCGGGTTTTATATTTCGAGCCATCCCGTGCCGGACGACAGGAGCCTCACAGCCGCAAAGGAGGTCGTATCGGTCCTCGAGAAAGCCGGGGAGAACGACCTCGTCATTTTCCTCATATCGGGAGGCGGGAGCGCGCTCTTGGCGATGCCTTCGCCCGGCATCTCGCTCGACGACAAGCGGAAAGCGACCGAAACGCTCCTGAGGTCGGGCGTCGATAAATACGGGCTCAACGCCGTGAGGAAGCATATCTCTCAGATAAAGGGAGGGGGGCTCCTCAAGAAGGCCCTCCCGGCAAAGGTAATAACGCTCATTCTTTCGAACGTGGTGAGCGACAAGCTCGACGCCATAGCCTCGGGCCACACCGTGCCCGACCCGACAACTTATGAAGACGCCTGGCGCGTGATAGAGGCCCTCGGCATAGAGCACAAGCTCCCTCCAAACGTGGTAGTGCACCTCGAGGAGGGAAGGAGCGGCAATTCGCCCGAAACCCTCAAAGAGGGCGAATACGACCCTAAGGACGTACAGACCATTATTGTGGGAAACAACTTCAAATCGCTTAAAGCGGCCGAGAAGAGAGCAGAGGAGCTCGGGTACAACACGTTCCTCCTCTCGTCCCAGATAAGCGGCGAGGCGAGGGAGGTCGCCAAGGTAGCGGCGGCGGTCGCGTTCGACATAGAGAAATTCGGCAACCCCGTCAAGAAACCTGCCTGCGTAATATTCGGTGGCGAGACCACGGTTACAGTCCATGGTGGCCCCGGTACGGGAAAAGGGGGGAGGAGCACGGAGACCGCGCTGTCTTTCTGCATGGAGATAATAGGCCACGACATAGTGGGGCTCTTCTGCGACACGGACGGCATAGACGGCCCGATAGACGCGGCGGGGGCGATATGCGACGGACAGAGCAGGCTCCAGGCACGGACAATAAACGTGAGCGCGAGAGAGCACCTGGCGCAGAACGACTCGTACGGCTTCTTCGACAAGCTGGGCGACCTCATAATAACCGGCCCCACGGGCACGAACGTGATGGACATAGGGATCGTGCTCGTCGAATAA
- the dnaB gene encoding replicative DNA helicase — protein sequence MEMLTRQLPQNLEAEQAVLGAILIESSAINQVMEILTADDFYKEAHRKIYNAMIDLDRDNKPIDLLTLFDYLKGNGNLLEEVGESSYLTYLTEIVPATENVSYYAKLVKEKSIIRNLVMAASDIAHQGNEGVADIDEFIDRAEHKILDIAQNKIKPSFYDSRELAAKALDIIEMLHARKELVTGIPTGFEKLDYMTSGLQQADLIIVAARPGLGKTSLCLDIAAHAALECGTSVGIFSLEMTKEQLMLRMLSMKAIVSYSNIRSGYIKDEDLERLVKAAGEFSRAKLYIDDTPAISVLEIRAKARRQKREKGLDLIIVDYLQLMRGTRRTETREREIAEISGSLKALAKELSVPVIAVSQLSRQTESRSDRRPQLADLRESGAIEQDADLVMFIHRADAYRKTPEEKDGLAELIIGKQRNGPTGTVKLTFLDSSRGVPTFQNLSDYDDFE from the coding sequence ATGGAGATGCTCACACGTCAGCTTCCCCAGAATCTGGAAGCGGAGCAGGCCGTTTTAGGCGCGATACTCATAGAGAGCTCGGCGATAAACCAGGTGATGGAGATACTCACCGCCGACGATTTCTATAAAGAGGCGCACAGGAAGATATACAACGCGATGATCGACCTCGACCGGGACAACAAGCCTATAGACCTGCTTACGCTCTTCGATTATCTCAAGGGGAACGGGAACCTGCTCGAGGAGGTGGGCGAGAGCAGCTACCTCACATACCTGACGGAGATCGTGCCCGCGACCGAGAACGTGAGCTACTACGCGAAGCTGGTAAAGGAAAAGTCGATAATCAGGAACCTCGTAATGGCCGCGAGCGACATAGCGCACCAGGGGAACGAAGGTGTGGCGGACATCGACGAATTCATAGACAGGGCCGAGCACAAGATACTCGACATCGCGCAGAACAAGATCAAGCCGAGCTTTTACGACTCGAGGGAGCTTGCGGCGAAGGCGCTCGATATAATTGAGATGCTCCATGCGAGGAAAGAGCTCGTCACGGGCATACCCACGGGGTTCGAGAAGCTCGACTACATGACCTCCGGGCTTCAGCAGGCGGACCTCATCATCGTTGCGGCGAGGCCGGGGCTCGGGAAGACGTCCCTCTGCCTCGACATTGCCGCGCACGCGGCGTTAGAGTGCGGTACGTCGGTCGGCATATTCTCGCTCGAAATGACGAAGGAGCAGCTCATGCTGAGGATGCTCTCCATGAAAGCCATTGTCAGCTATTCGAACATCAGGAGCGGGTATATCAAGGACGAAGACTTGGAGAGGCTCGTAAAGGCAGCGGGGGAGTTCAGCAGGGCGAAGCTGTATATAGACGATACGCCCGCCATAAGCGTCCTCGAGATACGCGCCAAGGCGAGGAGGCAGAAGAGGGAAAAGGGTCTCGACCTTATCATCGTCGATTACCTCCAGCTCATGCGCGGCACGAGGAGGACCGAGACGAGGGAGAGGGAGATAGCCGAAATCTCGGGATCCCTTAAAGCGCTCGCGAAAGAGCTTAGCGTGCCCGTGATCGCCGTATCGCAGCTGAGCAGGCAGACTGAGTCGCGCTCAGACAGGCGCCCGCAGCTGGCAGATCTCAGGGAGAGCGGCGCGATAGAGCAGGACGCGGACCTGGTGATGTTCATACACAGGGCCGACGCCTACAGGAAAACGCCCGAGGAGAAGGACGGCCTTGCCGAGCTCATAATCGGCAAGCAGAGAAACGGCCCTACAGGGACGGTGAAGCTCACCTTCCTCGACAGCTCGAGGGGCGTTCCGACCTTTCAAAACCTGTCTGATTACGACGACTTCGAGTGA
- a CDS encoding metallophosphoesterase family protein: MRYAIISDIHANLEALQAVLREIDWCSADRIICLGDIVGYGASPNECVETIMSLNITSLIGNHDKAACGLAEPVGFNPAARQAALWTRMELTGENKDYLKSLPDEDEVDGFMIVHGAPSDPDKYILSTYDAAPEFPLMGKMSLCFFGHTHVSCVFTFADGVVRFSRDDRLQLRSGWSYLVNPGSVGQPRDRDPRASFLIYDERGGAEFRRVGYPVEIAQKKIIDSGLDPFLAERLSYGY, encoded by the coding sequence TTGAGATACGCAATCATCTCCGACATACATGCAAACCTGGAAGCGCTCCAGGCCGTCCTCAGGGAAATCGACTGGTGCAGCGCGGACAGGATCATCTGTCTGGGAGACATCGTAGGGTACGGGGCGAGTCCTAACGAGTGCGTCGAAACAATAATGAGCCTGAATATAACTTCACTTATCGGCAACCACGATAAGGCCGCGTGCGGTCTTGCGGAGCCAGTAGGGTTCAACCCGGCCGCGAGGCAGGCGGCGCTCTGGACCAGAATGGAGCTCACCGGAGAAAACAAGGATTATCTGAAGAGCCTGCCTGACGAGGACGAGGTTGACGGATTCATGATCGTACACGGCGCGCCGTCCGACCCGGACAAGTACATATTATCTACGTACGACGCCGCCCCCGAATTTCCGCTCATGGGCAAAATGAGCCTCTGCTTCTTTGGCCACACTCACGTGAGCTGCGTATTCACCTTTGCTGACGGTGTAGTCCGCTTTTCGAGGGACGATAGGCTGCAATTGAGAAGCGGTTGGAGTTATCTCGTCAATCCCGGGAGCGTGGGACAGCCGCGCGACAGGGACCCGCGTGCGTCGTTCCTGATATACGACGAACGCGGGGGCGCAGAGTTCAGGAGGGTCGGATATCCGGTAGAAATCGCGCAGAAAAAGATAATAGACAGCGGGCTCGACCCTTTCCTCGCCGAAAGGCTCTCTTACGGATACTGA